A genome region from Labrus mixtus chromosome 9, fLabMix1.1, whole genome shotgun sequence includes the following:
- the baz1b gene encoding tyrosine-protein kinase BAZ1B, whose amino-acid sequence MAPLLGRKPYPLVKPLSEPPGPGEEVYIIEHTKEAFRNKEEYEARLQRYAERIWTCKSTGSNQLTHNEAWEEEQEVTELLQEEYPQWFEKPVLEMVHHNTVSLDKLVEMAWVEILTKYAADEECDFLVGKDKSLRVKVVKIHPLENPEGETGEKKLEGACDSPSSDKENASQENQRKEPPPREEENRRESLSDRARRSPRKLPTATKEEKKKWVMPKFLPHKYDVKLINEDKVISDVPVDSLNRTERPPTKEIIRYYIRHYALRLGMGESAPWVVEDELVKKFNLPSKFSDFLLDPHKFLAENPSAKRKSLTSPEGKPSKKPKTSDTSGEDTGNEKGEKKRKKKDASGMPLSPTIWGHMQKIKMNGSPLKVKSPGTPKKGEGKGSSPSTPKSGKKSGEKKEGKKTVKSGDKKLNILKASKKDGKAGPKTPKMKQMTLLHLAKSTPAGSPKKRARSTGLGTPKLGKPLPPMALHLLRYYKENKGKEDKKTSLSSLISKAAKTLSPDDRGRLPEELRELVQKRWELLEEKKRWAALSEEERQEEMKKRREELREKLREKAKERREKEMLVRREQSRRYEDQEIEGGKNLPAFKLVDMPEGLPNTLFGDVAMVVDFLHCYAGLLMPDDQYPINSVALMEALAGERSGFLYLNRVLVVLLQTLLQDELAEGYSELDMPLSEIPLTMHSVSELARLCLRPCDAHGEESGQGSEDSGPLGGFDDVVTSEFLEKLETIEVFELGPEEKVHLLVALCHRILMTYSVEDHVDAKQQRSAELWRERLAMMKEVNDRKREEKRKRKEMEGKGEKKKEGASKKESKKEVKLEPKVEPEPEDMISSVKSRRLMSMQVKKEKEEMDRLNKERMEKEAEEERMRKQRAATEKAFQDGIAKARLVMRRSPLGTDRNHNRYWVFSDVVPGLYIEKGWVHEGIDYSFTPPPEDKPAEPEVDEEEDGGSTATQDSQEAEKDDGSIDGAVSEGTQQGAAADICIETTVPKQGQNLWFICDNLAELEELVESLHSHGVRESELKAKIQSRYQDILHSVHLTRKGKMGLRTCDGYAELLKYLRSDIQEVASRLQKGGLGYLDDNEDIEEQLKEMESLKEFGECIITIQACVIKKFLQGFMAPKQKKKRKQGGEESSKAEEVDEEKRLAEEARVATAVEKWKTAIREAQTFSRMHVLLGMLDACIKWDMSAENARCKVCRRKGDDEKLILCDECNKAFHLFCLRPALYRIPAGEWLCPACQPTVARRGSRSRNYNQDTDEEEDEEDSEEEDSEDEEEDEEENDYKAMGHSLRPRKKNKQSSSRQKSSKSKSKKRSSSSSQSSKPRSGPNSPADIDELVRQSSQTGVRRQVLELERCEEILKKLMKFRFSWPFREPVSVDEAEDYLDIISQPMDFQTMLGKFSQSSYRNAQDFLEDIKLVFANAEEYNQQGSSVLSCMVKTEQTFTELLQKLLPSLSYLRRRSRKRISQQPVTSEEEDDDDEEAEEEEEEEEEEEEEEPKKKMQNGKSNRKSRNSRGRREEESESEEAEEDDEEDDGRRRSKRSTATSGKKDYREQNSDGERDTRRTRQRGGRGEAGGTSSDEERSNQQRHSKRQKRS is encoded by the exons ATGGCACCGCTTTTAGGCCGGAAGCCGTACCCACTAGTTAAGCCGCTATCCGAGCCACCAGGCCCGGGAGAAGAGGTCTACATCATCGAGCACACCAAGGAGGCCTTCAGGAACAAAGA AGAGTATGAGGCTCGCTTGCAAAGGTATGCTGAGCGCATCTGGACCTGTAAGAGCACTGGAAGCAACCAGCTCACCCACAACGAAGCATGGGAGGAGGAACAAGAAGTCACTGAGCT GCTTCAAGAGGAGTATCCCCAGTGGTTTGAGAAGCCGGTCCTGGAGATGGTCCACCACAACACAGTGTCTCTAGACAAACTGGTTGAAATGGCCTGGGTAGAAATCCTCACAAAGTATGCTGCGGATGAAGAATGTGACTTCCTG GTGGGAAAGGACAAAAGCTTGCGAGTGAAGGTGGTGAAGATCCACCCCCTAGAAAACCCAGAGGGAGAGACGGGGGAGAAGAAGCTTGAAGGAGCCTGTGATTCTCCGTCCAGCGACAAGGAGAATGCAAGTCAGGAGAACCAAAGGAAGGAACCTCCCCCCcgagaggaggagaacagaaGAGAGAGTCTCA GTGACAGAGCAAGACGTTCACCTAGGAAACTTCCTACAGCCAcgaaggaagagaagaagaaatgggtGATGCCCAAATTCCTTCCTCATAAATACGATGTGAAGCTCATTAATGAGGACAAG GTGATCAGTGATGTCCCAGTGGACAGCCTGAACAGAACAGAGCGCCCTCCAACCAAGGAAATCATACGCTACTACATCAGACACTACGCCCTGAGGCTGGGCATGGGAGAGAGTGCTCCATGGGTGGTTGAAGATGAGCTGGTGAAAAAATTTAATCTTCCCAGCAAATTTAGTGACTTCCTTCTTGATCCACACAAG TTTTTAGCAGAGAATCCCTCAGCAAAGCGTAAGAGCCTGACATCTCCAGAAGGTAAACCAAGTAAAAAGCCGAAGACCTCAGACACATCGGGAGAGGATACAGGAAACgagaagggagagaagaaaaggaaaaagaaggatGCTTCAGGCATGCCACTCAGCCCAACCATTTGGGGCCACATGCAG aaaataaagatgaatggTTCCCCACTCAAGGTGAAAAGTCCAGGAACTCCCAAGAAAGGGGAAGGGAAAGGCTCTTCTCCCTCCACTCCAAAATCAGGCAAAAAGTCTGgggaaaagaaggaaggaaagaaaactgTGAAAAGTGGAGATAAGAAGCTCAACATTCTCAAGGCTTCCAAAAAAGATGGCAAAGCTGGTCCTAAGACACCAAAGATGAAGCAGATGACCCTGCTGCATCTGGCTAAGAGCACCCCTGCTGGGAGTCCTAAGAAGAGAGCCCGCAGTACTGGTCTGGGTACCCCTAAACTGGGGAAGCCATTGCCTCCTATGGCCCTGCACCTCCTCCGTTACTATAAGGAGAACAAGGGTAAAGAAGACAAGAAGACGTCACTTTCTTCCCTCATCTCCAAGGCTGCAAAGACCCTGTCCCCTGATGATCGGGGCCGGCTGCCAGAGGAGCTTCGGGAGCTGGTGCAGAAACGCTGGGAGCTACTCGAGGAGAAGAAGCGATGGGCAGCCTTGAGCGAAGAGGAAAGACaggaagaaatgaagaaaagacGCGAGGAACTCAGAGAGAAGCTGCGAGAAAAGGCCAAGGAGAGGCGCGAGAAGGAGATGCTGGTCCGTCGTGAACAATCCCGCAGATACGAGGACCAGGAGATTGAAGGTGGCAAGAACCTGCCAGCATTCAAGCTGGTAGACATGCCAGAGGGGCTGCCCAACACCCTGTTTGGTGATGTAGCTATGGTGGTGGACTTTCTCCACTGCTATGCAGGGCTGCTAATGCCAGATGATCAATATCCCATCAATTCAGTGGCTCTGATGGAAGCACTGGCAGGGGAACGATCCGGCTTCCTCTATCTGAACCGTGTGCTGGTGGTGTTGCTTCAGACgctgctgcaggacgagctggcAGAAGGCTACAGTGAGCTTGATATGCCCTTATCTGAGATCCCTCTCACCATGCACTCGGTGTCAGAGCTCGCACGGTTGTGCCTACGACCATGCGACGCCCACGGAGAGGAAAGCGGTCAAGGCTCGGAGGATTCTGGGCCACTGGGGGGCTTCGATGATGTTGTGACCAGCGAATTCTTGGAGAAACTTGAGACAATCGAGGTGTTTGAGCTGGGCCCAGAGGAGAAGGTCCACCTGCTGGTGGCTCTGTGTCACCGCATACTCATGACATACTCAGTTGAGGACCATGTTGATGCAAAGCAGCAGCGCTCGGCGGAGCTGTGGAGAGAGCGTCTTGCAATGATGAAAGAGGTTAATGACCGCAagagggaagagaagaggaagcgGAAAGAAATGGAGGGCAAAG gagagaaaaagaaagagggggcTTCTAAGAAGGAGAGCAAAAAAGAAGTAAAGTTGGAGCCAAAGGTGGAGCCAGAGCCGGAGGACATGATCAGTTCAGTGAAGAGCCGGCGGCTGATGTCCATGCaggtgaagaaggagaaggaggagatggacagACTAAACAAAG AGCGTATGGAGAAAGAGGCAGAAGAGGAGCGAATGCGTAAACAGAGAGCTGCTACAGAAAAGGCCTTCCAGGATGGTATCGCCAAAGCCAGACTCGTCATGCGCAGGTCTCCACTGGGTACCGACAGGAATCATAACCG ataCTGGGTTTTCTCAGACGTGGTTCCTGGTCTGTACATTGAGAAAGGCTGGGTGCATGAAGGCATCGATTACAGCTTCACTCCTCCACCTGAGGACAAACCAGCCGAGCCTGAGGTggacgaggaagaggatggCGGCTCTACTGCTACTCAGGATTCACAAG AGGCTGAAAAAGATGATGGCAGCATAGATGGTGCTGTGAGTGAGGGAacccagcagggggcagcagctGACATCTGTATAGAAACTACTGTTCCCAAACAGGGACAGAACCTCTG GTTCATTTGTGATAACCTAGCTGAGCTTGAGGAGCTGGTGGAAAGTCTTCATTCTCATGGCGTTCGAGAAAGTGAACTGAAGGCAAAGATACAAAGCAG ATACCAGGACATCCTGCACTCAGTCCATCTGACTCGAAAGGGTAAAATGGGCCTCAGGACCTGCGACGGCTATGCAGAGCTACTCAAGTATCTGCGCAGCGACATCCAGGAAGTAGCTTCACGACTCCAGAAAGGTGGCCTGGGATATCTGGATGACAACGAAGACATTGAAGAACAG CTGAAAGAAATGGAGAGCTTGAAAGAGTTTGGAGAGTGCATCATCACTATTCAGGCCTGCGTGATCAAAAAGTTCCTTCAGGGATTCATGGCCccaaagcagaaaaagaagagaaagcaaGGAGGGGAAGAAAGCAGCAAGGCCGAGGAGGTCGACGAGGAGAAGAGACTTGCAGAGGAGGCCAGA GTAGCGACAGCAGTGGAGAAGTGGAAGACAGCTATCCGCGAGGCCCAGACCTTTTCCCGCATGCACGTGCTGCTGGGAATGCTGGACGCTTGCATAAAGTGGGACATGTCTGCCGAGAACGCTCGCTGCAAAGTCTGCCGCAGGAAAG GTGATGATGAGAAACTTATCCTCTGTGATGAGTGCAACAAGGCCTTCCACTTGTTCTGTCTGCGACCGGCTCTGTACCGCATCCCTGCAGGGGAGTGGCTGTGCCCGGCCTGCCAACCCACTGTGGCCAGACGAGGATCCCGCTCAAG AAACTACAACCAAGAcactgatgaagaagaggatgaggaggactctgaagaggaggactcagaggacgaggaagaggatgaagaagagaatGACTATAAAGCCATGGGCCACAGTT TGAGAccaaggaagaaaaacaagcagtCTTCATCCCGACAGAAAAGTTCAAAAAGCAAATCCAAGAAGCGCTCATCCTCGAGTAGTCAGAGCAGCAAACCGAGGAGCGGCCCCAACAGCCCTGCAGACATCGATGAACTG GTCCGACAGAGTTCACAAACAGGAGTGCGCAGGCAAGTGCTGGAGCTGGAAAGGTGTGAGGAAATCCTCAAGAAACTGATGAAATTCCGCTTCAGCTGGCCTTTCAG GGAGCCTGTGTCCGTGGACGAGGCCGAGGACTACCTGGACATCATTTCCCAGCCTATGGATTTCCAGACAATGCTGGGAAAGTTCAGTCAGAGCTCGTATCGTAATGCTCAGGATTTTCTGGAAGACATAAAACTTGTTTTCGCCAACGCAGAGGAGTACAACCAGCAGGGCAGCTCAGTGCTCTCCTGCATGGTCAAGACGGAGCAGACGTTCACCGAGCTGCTCCAGAAGCTGCTGCCCAGCCTCAGCTACCTCCGCCGGCGTTCACGCAAACGCATCAGCCAGCAACCTGTAACatctgaggaggaggacgatgacgacgaagaagcagaggaagaggaggaggaggaggaggaggaggaagaagaggaaccGAAGAAGAAAATGCAGAATGGGAAATCAAACAGGAAATCCAGAAACAGTCGGGGGCGGAGGGAAGAGGAAAGCGAGAGTGAGGAGGCGGAAGAGGATGACGAGGAGGATGATGGCAGGAGGAGAAGTAAGCGCTCCACCGCCACCTCAGGAAAAAAGGATTACAGGGAGCAGAATAGCGATGGCGAGCGGGACACACGCAGAACTCGTCAACGGGGGGGCAGGGGCGAAGCCGGAGGGACGAGCAGCGACGAGGAGCGGTCCAACCAGCAGCGACATTCCAAGAGACAGAAACGCTCATAA
- the bcl7bb gene encoding B-cell CLL/lymphoma 7 protein family member B-B isoform X2: MNHNSIKMSGRSGRAETRSRAKDDIKKVLAAIEKVRKWEKKWVTVGDTSLRIFKWVPITETKQIYRTKSTGGDARGLKDVVLENTNSLLDFTDENSNQSFLSDVYQPKMDNSSSTSSSQQVSPPHTSSLRTEDSQPPMLGQESVDEPVHSGQEGADEPPTLIKEDLLSSGTARRRSPDTQEELDESGAPPLKKICTGENAVLR, encoded by the exons ATGAATCATAACAGCATCAAGATGTCGGGACGATCAGGCCGTGCTGAGACCCGAAGTCGTGCTAAAGATGATATTAAAAAGGTCCTGGCTGCCATCGAGAAAGTGCGGAAATG GGAGAAGAAATGGGTGACAGTTGGAGACACATCGTTACGCATCTTTAAGTGGGTGCCAATTACAGAAACAAAGCAG ATATATCGCACCAAATCCACAGGTGGGGATGCGAGAGGACTGAAAGATGTGGTCCTAGAAAACACCAACTCTCTACTGGACTTCACTG ATGAAAACAGCAACCAGAGCTTTTTGTCAGATGTTTACCAGCCTAAAATGgataacagcagcagcacatcgAGCTCACAGCAGGTCAGCCCTCCGCACACCTCCAGCCTCCGGACTGAAGACTCCCAGCCACCGATGCTAGGCCAGGAGAGTGTGGATG AACCAGTTCACTCAGGACAGGAGGGAGCTGATGAGCCTCCTACTCTCATCAAGGAAGACCTCCTTTCATCAGGAACTGCCAGGCGAAGAAGCCCAGACACACAG GAGGAGTTGGATGAATCTGGAGCACCTCCTTTAAAGAAGATTTGCACAGGGGAAAATGCTGTTCTGAGATAG
- the bcl7bb gene encoding B-cell CLL/lymphoma 7 protein family member B-B isoform X1, with protein MNHNSIKMSGRSGRAETRSRAKDDIKKVLAAIEKVRKWEKKWVTVGDTSLRIFKWVPITETKQIYRTKSTGGDARGLKDVVLENTNSLLDFTDENSNQSFLSDVYQPKMDNSSSTSSSQQVSPPHTSSLRTEDSQPPMLGQESVDEPVHSGQEGADEPPTLIKEDLLSSGTARRRSPDTQQEELDESGAPPLKKICTGENAVLR; from the exons ATGAATCATAACAGCATCAAGATGTCGGGACGATCAGGCCGTGCTGAGACCCGAAGTCGTGCTAAAGATGATATTAAAAAGGTCCTGGCTGCCATCGAGAAAGTGCGGAAATG GGAGAAGAAATGGGTGACAGTTGGAGACACATCGTTACGCATCTTTAAGTGGGTGCCAATTACAGAAACAAAGCAG ATATATCGCACCAAATCCACAGGTGGGGATGCGAGAGGACTGAAAGATGTGGTCCTAGAAAACACCAACTCTCTACTGGACTTCACTG ATGAAAACAGCAACCAGAGCTTTTTGTCAGATGTTTACCAGCCTAAAATGgataacagcagcagcacatcgAGCTCACAGCAGGTCAGCCCTCCGCACACCTCCAGCCTCCGGACTGAAGACTCCCAGCCACCGATGCTAGGCCAGGAGAGTGTGGATG AACCAGTTCACTCAGGACAGGAGGGAGCTGATGAGCCTCCTACTCTCATCAAGGAAGACCTCCTTTCATCAGGAACTGCCAGGCGAAGAAGCCCAGACACACAG CAGGAGGAGTTGGATGAATCTGGAGCACCTCCTTTAAAGAAGATTTGCACAGGGGAAAATGCTGTTCTGAGATAG